In one window of Calypte anna isolate BGI_N300 chromosome 27, bCalAnn1_v1.p, whole genome shotgun sequence DNA:
- the SNF8 gene encoding vacuolar-sorting protein SNF8 — MHRRGVGAGAIAKKKLAEAKYKERGTVLAEDQLAQMSKQLDMFKTNLEEFASKHKQEIRKNPEFRVQFQDMCATIGVDPLASGKGFWSEMLGVGDFYYELGVQIIEVCLALKHRNGGLITLEELHQQVLKGRGKFAQDVSQDDLLRAIKKLKVLGNGFGIIPVGGTYLIQSVPAELNMDHTVVLQLAEKKGYVTVSEIKSSLKWETERAKQVLEHLLKEGMAWLDTQAVGEPQYWLPALFTELYSQEITPEEAKEAIP, encoded by the exons ATGCACCGGCGGGGGGTGGGCGCGGGCGCCATCGCCAAGAAGAAGCTGGCGGAG gCCAAGTACAAGGAGCGAGGGACGGTCCTGGCTGAAGATCAGTTGGCCCAG ATGTCCAAGCAGCTGGACATGTTTAAGACCAACTTAGAAGAGTTTGCCAGCAAACACAAGCAAGAGATCCGTAAAAACCCTGAGTTCCGGGTCCAGTTCCAGGACATGTGTGCCACGATTGGTGTGGATCCTCTGGCAT CTGGGAAAGGATTCTGGTCAGAGATGTTGGGAGTTGGAGATTTTTACTATGAACTGGGTGTGCAGATCATTGAAGTTTGCCTGGCTCTGAAACACAGGAATGGAG GTCTGATAACACTGGAAGAACTTCATCAGCAAGTgctgaagggaagagggaagttTGCTCAGGATGTCAGCCA GGATGATCTCCTCCGTGCAATCAAGAAACTGAAGGTCTTGGGGAATGGCTTTGGGATCATCCCTGTTGGTGGAACATACCTGATCCAGTCGGTACCAGCTGAACTCAACATGGATCACACTGTTGTCTTGCAGCTGGCAGAG aAAAAGGGCTATGTAACAGTCAGtgagatcaagtccagcctGAAGTGGGAGACAGAACGTGCAAAGCAAGTGCTG GAACACTTGCTGAAGGAAGGAATGGCCTGGCTGGACACACAGGCAGTGGGAGAACCTCAGTACTGGCTGCCTGCTCTCTTCACAGAGCTCTACTCTCAGGAAATCACTCCAGAGGAAGCCAAGGAGGCAATACCTTGA
- the UBE2Z gene encoding ubiquitin-conjugating enzyme E2 Z, producing the protein MAESPAAEEAAPAAVLAATGSGGTSAGPGAGTGSPGVFIPAELWAAAGFGAATPGSGGAPGSGGAPIAAAAAAAGAALLTHSAFWDPTVSGDWDSERPSPACLLRIKRDIMSIYKEPPPGMFVVPDPHDMTKIHALITGPFDTPYEGGFFLFLFRCPPDYPIHPPRVKLMTTGNNTVRFNPNFYRNGKVCLSILGTWTGPAWSPAQSISSVLISIQSLMTENPYHNEPGFEQERHPGDSKNYNECIRHETIRVAVCDMLEGKCPCPEPLRGVMEKSFMEYYDFYEGVCKERLYLQGQTMQDPFGEKRGHFDYQSLLVRLQGIRQKVQEKHQQENTEIDSESSSSETETDTQGCSKA; encoded by the exons ATGGCGGAGAGTCCGGCGGCCGAGGAGGCGGCCCCGGCCGCGGTGCTGGCGGCGACGGGCAGCGGGGGCACCTCGGCCGGCCCGGGGGCTGGCACTGGAAGCCCCGGAGTTTTCATCCCGGCTGAGCTGTGGGCGGCGGCGGGTTTCGGCGCTGCGACACCGGGAAGCGGCGGAGCCCCGGGAAGCGGCGGAGCCCCCAtcgcggcggcagcggcggcggcgggggccgcGCTCCTCACGCACTCCGCCTTCTGGGATCCTACGGTCAGCGGGGACTGGGACAGCGAGCGGCCCAGCCCGGCCTGCCTCCTGCGGATCAAACG GGATATCATGTCCATTTACAAGGAACCCCCCCCAGGAATGTTTGTTGTGCCTGATCCCCACGACATGACCAAG attcATGCATTGATCACAGGCCCCTTTGACACGCCTTATGAAGGGGGTTTCTTCTTGTTCCTGTTTCGCTGTCCTCCAGATTATCCCATCCACCCACCAAGGGTCAAACTGATGACAACGGGAAATAACACAGTGAGGTTTAACCCCAACTTCTACCGCAATGGGAAAGTCTGCCTGAGTATTCTCGG CACCTGGACCGGGCCTGCAtggagcccagcacagagcatcTCTTCAGTCCTCATCTCCATCCAGTCTCTTATGACTGAGAACCCTTACCACAACGAGCCAGGCTTTGAGCAG GAGAGGCACCCTGGGGACAGCAAGAACTATAACGAGTGCATTCGGCACGAGACCATCCGTGTGGCAGTGTGTGACATGCTGGAAGGAAAGTGTCCCTGTCCTGAGCCACTACG GGGTGTCATGGAGAAATCCTTCATGGAATACTATGACTTCTATGAAGGGGTGTGTAAAGAGAGGCTCTATCTCCAAGGACAGACAATGCAG GATCCTTTTGGTGAAAAACGAGGCCACTTTGACTATCAGTCCCTATTAGTACGTTTGCAAGGAATCCGGCAGAAGGTGCAAGAGAAACACCAGCAGGAGAATACAGAAATAGACTCTgagagcagctcctctgagaCAGAGACAGACACTCAAGGGTGCTCTAAAGCTTAG
- the ATP5MC1 gene encoding ATP synthase F(0) complex subunit C1, mitochondrial isoform X1: protein MLVGGAARGSANQQRGCCPRMLRAVPGRSQSARRTRGGHGKVSGPGAPLLSEPPLRPAERTPHRLSKMQAPVALLSSPALLRCCSRALASPVSVSVFSRPELSTLQPAGVPHPQPPRRELQTSSISRDIDTAAKFIGAGAATVGVAGSGAGIGTVFGSLIIGYARNPSLKQQLFSYAILGFALSEAMGLFCLMVAFLILFAM from the exons ATGCTGGTGGGCGGGGCTGCCCGTGGCTCAGCCAATCAGCAGCGCGGGTGTTGTCCCAGGATGCTTCGCGCCGTGCCGGGCCGCAGCCAATCAGCGCGGAGGACGCGGGGGGGACACGGCAAGGTGAGCGGCCCGGGGGCTCCTCTGCTCTCAGAGCCGCCGCTCCGCCCCGCAGAGCGCACCCCGCA CAGGTTAAGCAAAATGCAGGCTCCCGTcgctctgctcagctctccagctctG CTCCGGTGCTGCTCCAGGGCTCTGGCCAGCCCAGTGTCAGTGTCTGTTTTCAGCAGACCTGAGCTTTCCACTCTACAG ccaGCTGGGgttccccacccccagcccccccgcAGGGAGCTCCAGACCAGCTCCATCTCCAGGGACATCGACACCGCTGCCAAATTCAttggtgctggagctgccacCGTGGGGGTGGCTGGGTCAGGAGCAGGGATTGGGACAGTGTTTGGCAGCTTGATCATTGGCTATGCCAG GAATCCCTCCCtcaagcagcagctcttctccTACGCCATCCTGGGCTTTGCCCTCTCCGAGGCCATGGGGCTCTTCTGCCTGATGGTGGCATTCCTCATCCTCTTTGCTATGTga
- the ATP5MC1 gene encoding ATP synthase F(0) complex subunit C1, mitochondrial isoform X2, giving the protein MQAPVALLSSPALLRCCSRALASPVSVSVFSRPELSTLQPAGVPHPQPPRRELQTSSISRDIDTAAKFIGAGAATVGVAGSGAGIGTVFGSLIIGYARNPSLKQQLFSYAILGFALSEAMGLFCLMVAFLILFAM; this is encoded by the exons ATGCAGGCTCCCGTcgctctgctcagctctccagctctG CTCCGGTGCTGCTCCAGGGCTCTGGCCAGCCCAGTGTCAGTGTCTGTTTTCAGCAGACCTGAGCTTTCCACTCTACAG ccaGCTGGGgttccccacccccagcccccccgcAGGGAGCTCCAGACCAGCTCCATCTCCAGGGACATCGACACCGCTGCCAAATTCAttggtgctggagctgccacCGTGGGGGTGGCTGGGTCAGGAGCAGGGATTGGGACAGTGTTTGGCAGCTTGATCATTGGCTATGCCAG GAATCCCTCCCtcaagcagcagctcttctccTACGCCATCCTGGGCTTTGCCCTCTCCGAGGCCATGGGGCTCTTCTGCCTGATGGTGGCATTCCTCATCCTCTTTGCTATGTga